In a single window of the Acipenser ruthenus chromosome 8, fAciRut3.2 maternal haplotype, whole genome shotgun sequence genome:
- the LOC117405547 gene encoding transforming growth factor beta activator LRRC32-like isoform X2, producing MQSEMDVYCNNMNLKQIPLELPPGFHKLDLSENLLQNITLELLPFKDSVQQLDLHSNKIQFIQPGLFQHMDNLEVLDISRNFLDVFAQSKTEIGPLPSIKTLDLSGNNLYTGMTVYFLHDAPALRNLSLSGNSITKIEADTFSGSLALSSIDLHNNVVLEIEDGAFESLQNLSELNLSMNSITCITDFNLSQLKLLNLSKNSIESFHTAELDKEYDLLYLDLSENKLLYFPELPKRNRLMYLDLSRNIIQGVITGADENDYISYGWFKATNQPLNRTLLDNGVPFTNLSSLLYLDMSYNEIKSIPVEFFSSMGSLEFLNLSNNCLESFTSSSSSSLNSLDTLDLNFNALRNLSFAENTLRALKQLYLKGNNLQILAPDTFTNLHSIKVIDLQENHMSVCGWYPRLSNWGSTVQETDCVSFIGIPTLRYLYLSSNAIRSLPQYAFRQTPLLLLDLSKNPGIEVNSKAFSGLESSLMFLSLNGNNLPALNPDLSLLTSLKNLNLSGNLLTGLPPWSKDSSLEVLDLQNNVLISLQYNVVLVLEKTLKTLYLAGNRLSCCSNPRFLHMVQKSVIDIPDIDSVTCQYVKNSEYTEISILRVAQDECDQQDVRSISIIITITTALALAVVLVVLSKYCHQRRLRPEGSYKA from the exons ATGCAGAGTG AAATGGATGTTTATTGCAACAATATGAACCTGAAGCAGATTCCTTTAGAGCTCCCTCCTGGTTTCCACAAACTAGACTTGTCTGAAAACCTCCTCCAGAACATAACTCTGGAGCTCCTGCCTTTCAAAGACTCGGTGCAGCAGCTAGACCTGCATTCCAACAAGATCCAGTTCATACAGCCGGGCCTTTTCCAGCATATGGACAACCTTGAGGTCCTCGACATCTCCAGGAACTTCTTAGATGTGTTTGCACAATCCAAAACTGAGATTGGGCCGTTGCCCAGCATTAAGACCCTAGACCTCTCAGGAAACAACCTCTACACTGGCATGACTGTCTACTTCCTGCACGATGCGCCAGCACTGAGGAACCTCTCTTTAAGTGGGAACAGCATCACCAAAATAGAGGCCGACACCTTCTCGGGCTCGCTGGCTCTCAGCAGCATTGACCTCCACAACAACGTGGTCCTGGAAATAGAAGACGGGGCCTTTGAGTCTCTGCAGAACCTGTCCGAACTCAACCTGTCTATGAATTCAATCACCTGCATCACTGATTTCAACCTTTCTCAACTAAAGCTGCTGAACCTCAGCAAAAACAGCATTGAGTCTTTCCATACAGCAGAGTTAGACAAGGAGTATGATCTCTTATACCTCGATCTAAGTGAAAATAAACTACTATACTTCCCAGAGCTCCCGAAGAGGAACAGACTGATGTATCTGGACTTGTCCCGAAACATCATACAAGGCGTTATCACAGGAGCAGATGAAAATGACTACATTTCATATGGTTGGTTCAAAGCAACGAACCAGCCCTTGAACAGGACTCTCTTGGACAATGGCGTTCCCTTTACCAACCTCTCAAGTCTTCTGTATTTAGACATGAGTTACAATGAGATCAAAAGCATCCCAGTGGAGTTCTTCAGCAGCATGGGCTCACTGGAGTTCCTCAACCTGAGCAATAACTGCCTTGAGAGCTTCAcgagctccagctccagctccttaAATTCCCTGGACACCCTGGATCTGAACTTCAACGCGCTGCGGAATCTGTCGTTTGCAGAGAACACGCTCAGGGCTCTGAAGCAGCTCTACCTGAAAGGTAACAATCTCCAGATTTTAGCACCAGATACTTTCACCAACCTTCACAGCATCAAAGTCATAGACCTCCAAGAAAACCACATGAGCGTGTGCGGGTGGTACCCCCGACTTTCCAACTGGGGCTCCACGGTACAGGAAACCGACTGCGTctctttcattgggattccaacaCTTCGTTACTTATACCTGTCCAGTAACGCTATCCGATCTCTTCCCCAGTACGCCTTCAGACAGACCCCTCTTCTGCTGTTGGATCTATCCAAGAATCCAGGAATAGAAGTGAACAGCAAGGCCTTTTCTGGGCTGGAATCGTCCTTAATGTTCTTATCCCTCAATGGAAATAACCTCCCAGCGCTGAACCCGGACCTGTCGCTTCTTACCAGCCTTAAAAACTTAAATCTGTCTGGAAATCTGTTAACCGGGCTGCCTCCTTGGAGTAAGGACTCCTCCTTGGAGGTTCTGGACCTGCAGAATAATGTCCTGATCAGCTTGCAGTACAACGTAGTGCTAGTCTTAGAAAAAACCCTAAAGACCTTATACCTCGCAGGGAACCGTCTAAGCTGCTGCAGCAACCCACGCTTCCTGCACATGGTCCAGAAGTCAGTGATTGACATCCCTGATATAGACTCTGTAACATGCCAGTATGTGAAGAATTCTGAGTACACAGAGATCAGCATCCTCAGAGTCGCGCAGGACGAATGTGACCAGCAGGATGTTAGAAGTATAAGCATCATCATTACAATTACTACAGCCCTGGCACTGGCTGTGGTGCTCGTCGTGCTTTCAAAATACTGCCATCAGCGGAGACTGAGGCCAGAGGGCAGCTATAAGGCCTAG
- the LOC117405547 gene encoding transforming growth factor beta activator LRRC32-like isoform X1: protein MAVYLLLLLMAVSEVEATFRPRQLSPCRVVEMDVYCNNMNLKQIPLELPPGFHKLDLSENLLQNITLELLPFKDSVQQLDLHSNKIQFIQPGLFQHMDNLEVLDISRNFLDVFAQSKTEIGPLPSIKTLDLSGNNLYTGMTVYFLHDAPALRNLSLSGNSITKIEADTFSGSLALSSIDLHNNVVLEIEDGAFESLQNLSELNLSMNSITCITDFNLSQLKLLNLSKNSIESFHTAELDKEYDLLYLDLSENKLLYFPELPKRNRLMYLDLSRNIIQGVITGADENDYISYGWFKATNQPLNRTLLDNGVPFTNLSSLLYLDMSYNEIKSIPVEFFSSMGSLEFLNLSNNCLESFTSSSSSSLNSLDTLDLNFNALRNLSFAENTLRALKQLYLKGNNLQILAPDTFTNLHSIKVIDLQENHMSVCGWYPRLSNWGSTVQETDCVSFIGIPTLRYLYLSSNAIRSLPQYAFRQTPLLLLDLSKNPGIEVNSKAFSGLESSLMFLSLNGNNLPALNPDLSLLTSLKNLNLSGNLLTGLPPWSKDSSLEVLDLQNNVLISLQYNVVLVLEKTLKTLYLAGNRLSCCSNPRFLHMVQKSVIDIPDIDSVTCQYVKNSEYTEISILRVAQDECDQQDVRSISIIITITTALALAVVLVVLSKYCHQRRLRPEGSYKA from the exons ATGGCCGTGTATCTCCTGTTGCTCTTGATGGCTGTCAGTGAAGTGGAAGCTACATTCCGTCCTCGGCAGCTCTCCCCATGCAGAGTG GTAGAAATGGATGTTTATTGCAACAATATGAACCTGAAGCAGATTCCTTTAGAGCTCCCTCCTGGTTTCCACAAACTAGACTTGTCTGAAAACCTCCTCCAGAACATAACTCTGGAGCTCCTGCCTTTCAAAGACTCGGTGCAGCAGCTAGACCTGCATTCCAACAAGATCCAGTTCATACAGCCGGGCCTTTTCCAGCATATGGACAACCTTGAGGTCCTCGACATCTCCAGGAACTTCTTAGATGTGTTTGCACAATCCAAAACTGAGATTGGGCCGTTGCCCAGCATTAAGACCCTAGACCTCTCAGGAAACAACCTCTACACTGGCATGACTGTCTACTTCCTGCACGATGCGCCAGCACTGAGGAACCTCTCTTTAAGTGGGAACAGCATCACCAAAATAGAGGCCGACACCTTCTCGGGCTCGCTGGCTCTCAGCAGCATTGACCTCCACAACAACGTGGTCCTGGAAATAGAAGACGGGGCCTTTGAGTCTCTGCAGAACCTGTCCGAACTCAACCTGTCTATGAATTCAATCACCTGCATCACTGATTTCAACCTTTCTCAACTAAAGCTGCTGAACCTCAGCAAAAACAGCATTGAGTCTTTCCATACAGCAGAGTTAGACAAGGAGTATGATCTCTTATACCTCGATCTAAGTGAAAATAAACTACTATACTTCCCAGAGCTCCCGAAGAGGAACAGACTGATGTATCTGGACTTGTCCCGAAACATCATACAAGGCGTTATCACAGGAGCAGATGAAAATGACTACATTTCATATGGTTGGTTCAAAGCAACGAACCAGCCCTTGAACAGGACTCTCTTGGACAATGGCGTTCCCTTTACCAACCTCTCAAGTCTTCTGTATTTAGACATGAGTTACAATGAGATCAAAAGCATCCCAGTGGAGTTCTTCAGCAGCATGGGCTCACTGGAGTTCCTCAACCTGAGCAATAACTGCCTTGAGAGCTTCAcgagctccagctccagctccttaAATTCCCTGGACACCCTGGATCTGAACTTCAACGCGCTGCGGAATCTGTCGTTTGCAGAGAACACGCTCAGGGCTCTGAAGCAGCTCTACCTGAAAGGTAACAATCTCCAGATTTTAGCACCAGATACTTTCACCAACCTTCACAGCATCAAAGTCATAGACCTCCAAGAAAACCACATGAGCGTGTGCGGGTGGTACCCCCGACTTTCCAACTGGGGCTCCACGGTACAGGAAACCGACTGCGTctctttcattgggattccaacaCTTCGTTACTTATACCTGTCCAGTAACGCTATCCGATCTCTTCCCCAGTACGCCTTCAGACAGACCCCTCTTCTGCTGTTGGATCTATCCAAGAATCCAGGAATAGAAGTGAACAGCAAGGCCTTTTCTGGGCTGGAATCGTCCTTAATGTTCTTATCCCTCAATGGAAATAACCTCCCAGCGCTGAACCCGGACCTGTCGCTTCTTACCAGCCTTAAAAACTTAAATCTGTCTGGAAATCTGTTAACCGGGCTGCCTCCTTGGAGTAAGGACTCCTCCTTGGAGGTTCTGGACCTGCAGAATAATGTCCTGATCAGCTTGCAGTACAACGTAGTGCTAGTCTTAGAAAAAACCCTAAAGACCTTATACCTCGCAGGGAACCGTCTAAGCTGCTGCAGCAACCCACGCTTCCTGCACATGGTCCAGAAGTCAGTGATTGACATCCCTGATATAGACTCTGTAACATGCCAGTATGTGAAGAATTCTGAGTACACAGAGATCAGCATCCTCAGAGTCGCGCAGGACGAATGTGACCAGCAGGATGTTAGAAGTATAAGCATCATCATTACAATTACTACAGCCCTGGCACTGGCTGTGGTGCTCGTCGTGCTTTCAAAATACTGCCATCAGCGGAGACTGAGGCCAGAGGGCAGCTATAAGGCCTAG